The Natronospira bacteriovora genome has a window encoding:
- a CDS encoding ABC-type transport auxiliary lipoprotein family protein: MLRLLPLFLILFLTACSIGPDRQPPASVHLLEWQGELDVPSEPLATGLLVLSPRAYPGHGGRDMRYREAGSELRYFARNRWAAEPAELLGAALTEALADSGVFADVAAPGSPLHKPYRLQTDLIRLEQHFDDNGSHVRLSLRYRLLDARTGQSLGHVRQDIRQSADSANPAGGVAAANQAFEESVRALVVKLPEWLGE, from the coding sequence ATGTTGCGACTGCTTCCCCTGTTTCTGATCCTGTTCCTGACGGCCTGCAGCATTGGCCCGGACCGTCAGCCGCCGGCCTCGGTTCACCTGCTGGAATGGCAGGGCGAACTGGATGTGCCATCCGAGCCCCTCGCCACCGGCCTGCTGGTGCTGTCACCCCGGGCCTACCCGGGCCATGGCGGACGCGACATGCGCTATCGTGAAGCCGGCAGTGAACTGCGCTACTTTGCCCGCAATCGCTGGGCGGCCGAGCCGGCTGAACTGCTCGGCGCCGCCCTCACCGAAGCCCTGGCCGACAGCGGTGTCTTCGCGGATGTGGCCGCCCCGGGCAGCCCCCTGCACAAACCCTACCGTCTGCAGACCGACCTGATTCGCCTGGAACAGCACTTCGACGACAACGGCAGCCATGTGCGTCTGTCTCTGCGCTACCGTCTGCTGGACGCCAGAACCGGCCAGAGCCTGGGGCATGTGCGTCAGGATATCCGTCAGTCCGCCGACAGCGCGAATCCGGCCGGCGGCGTGGCCGCGGCGAACCAGGCGTTCGAGGAGAGTGTGCGCGCCCTGGTGGTGAAATTGCCGGAGTGGTTGGGGGAATGA
- a CDS encoding MlaD family protein — protein METRANYTLTGLFVVLFAAAAVLLGLWIAGELRQGDTQPYLVYLDEPVSGLNENSTVLLQGVPVGKVRALSLDPDHPSRVRIVLDLDEQAPVRADTVAILRTQGATGLMRLELEGGSHEAGPPEQPEGEPYPVIQSRPSFWTRVDDSVDEGLQTFNKLAQQLDRLLDDETVDGLTESLANLRTFSESLARNSDELDRLMGSAGDLADSLPATLARVDRAVKSFDDMSRGLEQTGRDLSEAAAIGGEGLERFSGQTLPELEALMLELGILSARLQRLSGELSEQPEMLIFGRPVREPGPGED, from the coding sequence ATGGAAACCCGAGCCAACTACACCCTGACCGGCCTGTTCGTGGTGCTGTTCGCGGCCGCGGCCGTTCTGCTGGGGCTGTGGATTGCCGGCGAACTGCGACAGGGAGATACCCAACCCTATCTGGTCTATCTTGATGAGCCGGTTTCCGGCCTGAACGAGAATTCCACGGTGCTCCTGCAGGGGGTGCCGGTGGGCAAGGTGCGAGCCCTGTCTCTGGATCCGGATCATCCCTCGCGGGTGCGCATTGTGCTGGACCTGGACGAGCAGGCCCCCGTGCGCGCCGATACCGTGGCCATTCTGCGTACCCAGGGGGCCACCGGTCTGATGCGTCTGGAGCTGGAAGGCGGCAGTCACGAAGCCGGCCCGCCTGAGCAACCGGAGGGTGAACCCTATCCGGTGATTCAGTCGCGGCCGTCGTTCTGGACGCGCGTGGACGATTCCGTGGATGAGGGGCTGCAGACCTTCAACAAGCTGGCCCAGCAGCTGGATCGCCTGCTGGACGACGAAACCGTTGACGGACTGACAGAGAGCCTGGCCAATCTGCGGACCTTCAGCGAAAGTCTGGCCCGCAACAGCGATGAGCTGGATCGCCTGATGGGCAGCGCCGGTGATCTGGCGGACTCCCTGCCGGCGACCCTGGCACGGGTGGATCGGGCCGTCAAAAGCTTCGATGACATGAGCCGCGGCCTGGAGCAGACCGGTCGTGACCTCAGTGAGGCAGCCGCCATCGGCGGCGAAGGCCTGGAGCGTTTCAGCGGCCAGACCCTGCCGGAGCTGGAGGCCCTGATGCTGGAGCTCGGCATTCTCAGTGCTCGCCTGCAGCGCCTGAGTGGTGAATTGTCCGAGCAGCCGGAGATGCTGATCTTCGGGCGCCCCGTCCGTGAGCCGGGCCCCGGCGAAGACTGA
- a CDS encoding ABC transporter ATP-binding protein, with product MSERTTDKTVSPAIQVRGLVNRLGDLTVHDGLDLEIPAGTTVGLVGGSGAGKTVLLRTLLALREPQAGSVRLFGQEMVGVGEAELRRRRRRIGMLFQHGALFGGLTVLENIALPLREHTALSGAVIEELALIKLKMAGLPPSAAGLYSDELSGGMIKRAALARALIMDPDILFLDEPTAGLDPVNAAAFDELIRELSELLGLTVVMVTHDLDALWQITHQVVFLGRGRVLAQGPVAEMSQSEIPEVADYFSDRRKQEAS from the coding sequence ATGAGTGAGCGGACGACAGACAAGACGGTCTCGCCGGCGATTCAGGTTCGCGGGCTGGTGAATCGTCTCGGCGATCTCACGGTTCATGACGGCCTGGATCTGGAGATCCCGGCGGGTACGACGGTGGGTCTGGTCGGTGGCAGCGGGGCCGGCAAGACCGTGCTTCTGCGCACTCTGCTGGCCCTGCGCGAACCCCAGGCCGGCAGCGTCCGTCTTTTCGGACAGGAGATGGTGGGCGTGGGCGAGGCCGAACTGCGCCGGCGTCGGCGCCGCATCGGCATGCTCTTCCAACATGGCGCCCTCTTCGGTGGACTGACGGTGCTGGAAAACATTGCTCTGCCCCTGCGCGAGCACACCGCCCTGTCAGGAGCGGTAATCGAGGAACTGGCCCTGATCAAGCTGAAAATGGCCGGCCTGCCGCCGTCGGCCGCCGGGCTTTACAGTGACGAACTCAGTGGCGGCATGATCAAGCGAGCTGCCCTGGCCCGGGCCCTGATCATGGATCCGGACATTCTGTTTCTGGACGAGCCGACCGCCGGTCTTGACCCGGTCAATGCCGCCGCCTTCGACGAGCTGATCCGGGAACTCAGCGAACTGCTGGGTCTGACCGTGGTGATGGTGACTCATGACCTGGATGCCCTTTGGCAGATCACCCACCAGGTGGTCTTTCTGGGTCGGGGTCGCGTACTGGCACAGGGGCCGGTGGCTGAAATGAGTCAGTCGGAGATCCCGGAGGTAGCCGACTATTTCTCCGATCGACGCAAGCAGGAGGCAAGCTGA
- a CDS encoding MlaE family ABC transporter permease: MWGVEAGIQLRGETLDCRGQWRLPAVASVESELEALRLSGHAALTLRTRDVDSLDLAGARLLQRLIERAEAAGVPIQLDAGDAHRRLIHLASQVHRPQTRSTRRDGLLSVIGQRSIEHVQEFRGFLAFVGEAASELLPRLLRPWTFRGRRLVNELEQAGLYAVPIVALLSFLVGMVIAYQLRSGLETYGATLFLPELLTSTILRELGPLIVAIVVAGRTASSFAAQLGTMKINEEIDALRTLGISPFDMMVLPKLLALLIALPLLTVLSGLAGILGGVLVTWMTYDQGLVEFFNRLPQGMGVRHLWLGLAKAPVFAAVIAIIGCRQGLRVQRGAEGVGRATTTAVVQAIFAVIVINAAFSILFNILGL; encoded by the coding sequence ATGTGGGGCGTGGAGGCCGGAATTCAACTGCGGGGGGAGACGCTGGACTGCCGGGGCCAGTGGCGATTGCCGGCGGTGGCGTCCGTGGAGTCCGAACTGGAGGCCCTGCGCCTGTCGGGTCACGCCGCCCTGACCCTGCGTACCCGGGACGTGGACAGCCTGGATCTGGCCGGGGCCCGCCTGCTGCAACGGCTGATCGAACGGGCCGAGGCGGCCGGCGTGCCCATCCAGCTTGATGCCGGTGATGCCCATCGCCGCCTGATTCACCTGGCCAGCCAGGTTCATCGTCCGCAAACGCGATCGACACGCCGGGATGGCCTGCTCTCCGTCATCGGGCAACGCAGCATCGAGCACGTTCAGGAATTTCGCGGTTTTCTGGCCTTTGTGGGCGAGGCGGCCAGCGAACTGCTGCCGCGCCTGCTGCGCCCCTGGACCTTTCGCGGTCGTCGCCTGGTCAATGAGCTGGAGCAGGCTGGTCTCTATGCGGTGCCCATCGTGGCGCTGCTCAGCTTCCTGGTCGGCATGGTCATCGCCTACCAGCTGCGCAGCGGGCTGGAAACCTATGGTGCCACTCTGTTTCTGCCGGAGCTTCTGACCTCCACCATCCTGAGGGAACTGGGGCCGCTGATCGTGGCCATCGTGGTGGCCGGGCGCACGGCTTCGTCATTCGCTGCCCAGCTCGGCACCATGAAGATCAACGAGGAAATCGATGCCCTGCGCACACTGGGCATCAGTCCCTTCGACATGATGGTCCTGCCCAAGCTCCTTGCCCTGCTGATTGCCCTGCCGCTGCTGACCGTCCTGTCCGGTCTGGCTGGCATTCTCGGCGGCGTGCTGGTGACCTGGATGACCTACGACCAGGGCCTGGTGGAATTTTTCAACCGCCTGCCCCAGGGCATGGGGGTTCGCCACCTGTGGCTGGGGCTGGCCAAGGCTCCGGTGTTTGCCGCGGTCATCGCCATCATTGGTTGCCGACAGGGCTTGCGGGTGCAGCGGGGTGCCGAGGGGGTAGGGCGCGCCACCACCACGGCGGTGGTCCAGGCCATCTTTGCGGTGATCGTTATCAATGCCGCCTTCTCCATTCTATTCAACATCCTGGGCCTGTGA
- a CDS encoding flagellar motor protein MotA: MRNPSRVMIWMAVFLMAVAVVCLLLLEPLQLAFQANPIFNGLILAVLAVGILINFRQVLILQPEQQWIQRFRQSGGKARPKIPRTRILGSMARLLTGRDGQNFSLSTLSLRTLLDGVRSRLDESRDLSRYFIGLLVFLGLLGTFWGLLDTLRAVGQVISGLSIEDRSATAFFEELKTGLEAPLGGMGTAFSSSLFGLAGAVVLGFIDLQAATAQNRFFNDLEEWLSGQTRLSSGALAGGEDASVPAYIQALLEQTADSLEQLQRMMQRSEEDRRAADSRLAELAGELARLAEQSQSERKGLTALTRSQSELRPILERLADSQEQQGRQDADMGESLTRLARATEQLQQELGRDREQTLTTLREELRLLTRTLANQGRGSGES, from the coding sequence GTGCGCAACCCCAGTCGTGTGATGATCTGGATGGCGGTCTTCCTGATGGCCGTGGCCGTGGTCTGCCTGCTCCTGCTGGAACCCCTGCAACTCGCCTTCCAGGCCAACCCCATCTTCAACGGCCTGATCCTCGCGGTACTGGCGGTGGGCATCCTGATCAACTTCCGCCAGGTACTCATCCTGCAACCGGAACAACAGTGGATCCAGCGTTTCCGGCAAAGCGGCGGAAAAGCGCGTCCCAAGATTCCCCGCACCCGCATCCTCGGCTCCATGGCACGGCTGCTGACCGGTCGCGATGGCCAGAACTTCAGCCTCTCGACCCTTTCCCTGCGCACCCTGCTGGACGGGGTGCGCTCACGCCTGGATGAATCCCGTGACCTATCCCGCTACTTCATTGGGCTGCTGGTCTTCCTCGGCCTGCTGGGCACCTTCTGGGGCCTGCTGGATACCCTGCGCGCCGTGGGCCAGGTCATCTCCGGGCTGTCCATCGAGGATCGCAGTGCCACCGCCTTCTTCGAGGAACTCAAGACCGGCCTGGAAGCCCCGCTGGGTGGCATGGGCACGGCGTTTTCCTCCTCCCTCTTCGGCCTGGCCGGGGCCGTGGTACTGGGCTTCATCGACCTGCAGGCCGCCACGGCCCAGAACCGCTTCTTCAATGACCTGGAAGAATGGCTGTCGGGACAGACCCGACTTAGCAGTGGCGCGCTGGCCGGTGGCGAGGACGCCTCGGTACCGGCCTACATCCAGGCCCTGCTGGAGCAGACGGCGGATTCCCTGGAACAGCTGCAGCGCATGATGCAGCGTTCCGAGGAAGACCGGCGCGCGGCTGACAGTCGCCTGGCGGAACTGGCCGGTGAACTGGCACGCCTGGCCGAACAGAGTCAGAGCGAACGCAAGGGCCTGACTGCCCTGACCCGCAGCCAGAGCGAGCTGCGTCCCATCCTCGAGCGCCTGGCCGACAGCCAGGAACAGCAGGGCCGGCAGGATGCGGACATGGGCGAATCCCTGACCCGCCTGGCCCGGGCCACCGAACAGCTGCAGCAGGAGCTGGGCCGGGACCGGGAGCAGACCCTGACCACCCTGCGCGAGGAACTGCGGCTGTTGACCCGGACCCTGGCCAATCAGGGCCGTGGCAGCGGGGAGTCCTGA
- a CDS encoding peptidoglycan -binding protein, which translates to MHGSSRRGRSSFDIWPGFVDVLATILLVFVFVLLFFVVAQFYLSDTLRDRDRSLEALESEVAQLAETLSMERRERRQLEGRVRDLDQALAASLLREETLQTELAVSETTRERLAAALEEEQTALEARETELAERGERLAVVEQRLRETESALATEEALSAEARARVAALQDDIRALREQLTALSQALDIAEATATVQRAEIAELGERLNLALARRVEELDRYRSEFFGRLREALADVEEIEIVGDRFRFQSELFFESASADIGPAGRETLDRLAETFERISERIPEEIDWVLQVEGHTDRRPIRTEAFPSNWELSTTRALNIVHYLSRQGLPEHRLAAAGFGEHQPVDERNTPEAWARNRRIELRLTNR; encoded by the coding sequence ATGCATGGCAGTAGCCGCCGGGGGCGCAGCAGCTTCGATATCTGGCCGGGCTTCGTGGACGTACTGGCCACCATCCTGCTGGTGTTCGTCTTCGTGCTCCTGTTCTTCGTGGTGGCCCAGTTCTATCTCAGCGACACCCTGCGTGACCGCGACCGCAGCCTGGAGGCGCTGGAATCGGAAGTGGCTCAGCTGGCCGAGACGCTGTCCATGGAACGGCGCGAGCGGCGGCAACTGGAGGGGCGCGTGCGCGACCTGGACCAGGCGCTGGCCGCCAGCCTGCTGCGCGAGGAGACCCTGCAGACCGAACTGGCGGTGAGTGAAACCACCCGCGAGCGGCTCGCCGCCGCGCTGGAAGAAGAGCAGACCGCCCTCGAGGCGCGCGAGACCGAACTGGCCGAACGCGGCGAACGCCTGGCGGTGGTGGAACAGCGACTGCGGGAAACCGAAAGCGCCCTGGCCACGGAGGAAGCCCTGTCCGCGGAGGCCCGGGCACGGGTCGCTGCCCTGCAGGACGACATCCGCGCCTTGCGTGAACAGCTGACGGCCCTGTCACAGGCCCTGGACATCGCCGAAGCCACCGCCACGGTGCAGCGGGCCGAGATCGCCGAGCTGGGTGAACGCCTGAACCTGGCCCTGGCCCGCCGGGTGGAGGAGCTGGATCGTTATCGTTCGGAGTTCTTCGGCCGCCTGCGTGAAGCCCTGGCGGATGTGGAGGAAATCGAGATCGTCGGCGACCGTTTCCGCTTTCAGTCGGAACTGTTTTTCGAATCCGCTTCGGCGGACATCGGCCCGGCCGGCCGTGAAACCCTGGATCGCCTGGCCGAGACCTTCGAACGCATCAGCGAACGGATACCGGAGGAAATCGACTGGGTGCTGCAGGTGGAAGGCCATACCGACCGCCGCCCCATTCGCACCGAGGCCTTCCCCTCCAACTGGGAGCTGTCCACCACCCGGGCCCTGAACATCGTTCATTACCTGTCACGCCAGGGCCTGCCCGAACACCGCCTGGCCGCCGCCGGTTTTGGCGAACATCAACCCGTGGATGAGAGAAACACCCCGGAGGCCTGGGCCCGCAACCGACGCATCGAGCTGCGCCTGACCAATCGCTAG
- a CDS encoding sodium/proline symporter: MVLVTLIVYLVVLLGIGIWARQRVDDSADFHLAGRRLGPVVASLSASASSSSVWTLLGMSGAAWLWGLQAVWLIPAVVSGFAINWFLVAPRLHRQSHDNQALTLVDFLSQGCTPAMRRSLRVIGAGLILFCFTLYVAAQFQGAGTAIATAAPVTSSTAIIVGAIIVILYVFLGGFWAASATDALQGAMMLVVALILPYVALAAVGGPAELWAGLQAQGDPGLLRLVDQPGLMLAMVFVAGLFGIGLGYPGQPHVVNRFMALRSAGEIRIARNVALIWATLIYIGMVILGWSGRVLLPELADHESVLLELSVSLLPAVIGGIITGGVLAAIMSTADSQLLVASGSVSHDLYRGRHSVRLDRAVVVLLGLAAAVLALFVPDTIFNRVLFAWQVLGNGFGPLLLVLLWRGGVSGAWRLAAMVSGAGLTILISFFPDAPGNAVERLLPFFIALAIALIGHARGNSTGR; this comes from the coding sequence ATGGTTCTTGTCACGCTGATCGTGTACCTGGTGGTATTGCTGGGCATTGGAATCTGGGCACGGCAGCGGGTGGATGACAGTGCGGATTTCCATCTGGCTGGTCGTCGTCTCGGGCCGGTGGTGGCGTCCCTGAGTGCTTCGGCCAGTTCGTCCTCGGTCTGGACCCTGCTGGGCATGAGTGGTGCCGCCTGGCTGTGGGGCCTGCAGGCGGTGTGGCTGATTCCCGCCGTCGTTTCGGGATTTGCCATCAATTGGTTCCTGGTGGCCCCGCGACTGCATCGCCAGAGTCATGACAACCAGGCCCTGACTCTGGTGGACTTTCTTTCCCAGGGCTGCACGCCGGCCATGCGCCGCAGCCTTCGCGTCATCGGGGCCGGGCTCATTCTCTTCTGCTTCACCCTCTACGTGGCCGCCCAGTTCCAGGGTGCGGGTACCGCCATTGCCACGGCGGCACCGGTGACAAGCAGCACGGCCATCATCGTCGGCGCCATCATCGTCATTCTCTATGTCTTTCTCGGGGGCTTCTGGGCAGCCAGCGCCACCGATGCACTGCAGGGGGCGATGATGCTGGTGGTAGCACTGATTCTGCCCTATGTGGCGCTCGCCGCCGTGGGCGGTCCAGCCGAGCTGTGGGCCGGGCTGCAGGCCCAGGGCGACCCTGGCCTGCTGAGGCTCGTGGACCAGCCGGGACTGATGCTGGCCATGGTTTTCGTGGCTGGTCTGTTCGGCATTGGTCTGGGCTATCCCGGCCAGCCCCACGTGGTGAACCGCTTCATGGCGCTGCGCTCGGCCGGCGAGATCCGAATCGCCCGCAATGTGGCACTGATCTGGGCCACCCTGATCTACATTGGCATGGTGATTCTGGGCTGGAGCGGCCGTGTCCTGTTGCCGGAGCTGGCGGATCACGAGTCGGTGCTGCTGGAGTTGAGTGTCTCCCTGCTGCCGGCGGTGATCGGGGGCATCATTACCGGCGGGGTGCTGGCGGCCATCATGTCCACCGCCGACAGCCAGCTGCTGGTGGCCAGCGGCTCGGTCAGTCATGACCTTTACCGGGGCCGGCATTCGGTGAGACTGGATCGGGCGGTGGTGGTGCTGCTCGGCCTGGCGGCGGCCGTGCTCGCCCTGTTCGTGCCCGATACCATCTTCAATCGGGTGCTGTTCGCCTGGCAGGTGCTGGGCAACGGCTTCGGGCCCCTGCTGCTTGTTCTGCTCTGGCGGGGCGGGGTGTCCGGCGCCTGGCGTCTGGCCGCCATGGTCAGCGGTGCCGGCCTGACCATCCTGATCAGTTTCTTCCCGGACGCGCCCGGAAACGCCGTGGAGCGTCTGCTGCCGTTCTTCATTGCCCTGGCCATCGCCCTGATCGGCCATGCACGCGGGAATTCGACAGGCCGCTGA
- a CDS encoding sensor domain-containing diguanylate cyclase, translated as MSDTDPQTEMFRQMFHGSLAIKLLVDPDSGAILDANYAALRFYGFSREQLLALRVIDLNTLSETQVRAEMRAARDARRNCFQFQHRLAGGEIRDVEVYSSPLTLQGKTRLLSIIHDVTARNDQERELSVLSDIVANLPVGIYRSQVEDGGRFLSVNPEMVRLTEAESEAELLATPASRLYANEGDRAAFVARMKAADDWHSENVRLRTLRGNIRTFRVTVRQRQGEDGTAFIDGITEDITRLEAAEQSREQLYEIIDATPAIVGISAPDGRLIYLNRAGRRVLGLGPNDPLSDYRPRRVHTEESFRTLVEVALPTAMEEGCWVGEMSFSSANGELIPVQTTLIAHKDADGQLLRVSAVSIDVSSQKRRQQVLEQMAFRDSLTGLLNRRGFMRALKDTLDDARSHRMPLSIVMLDLDHFKPINDRHGHDVGDEILRKLAPLLSGRRRSDDLVGRLGGEEFGIILPGAERENAVAIAEDIRERVAATEFQTRAGTLRITLSGGVTSFTDRRESGPTLLRRADAALYDAKAAGRNCVHWR; from the coding sequence GTGAGCGACACTGATCCACAGACTGAAATGTTCCGGCAGATGTTTCACGGCAGCCTGGCCATCAAGCTGCTGGTGGATCCCGATTCGGGCGCCATCCTGGATGCCAATTACGCGGCACTGCGGTTCTATGGATTCAGCCGCGAACAGCTCCTTGCACTGCGCGTCATTGATCTCAACACCCTGTCTGAGACTCAGGTTCGTGCCGAAATGCGGGCGGCCCGGGATGCACGACGGAACTGCTTCCAGTTCCAGCACCGCCTAGCCGGCGGTGAAATCCGTGACGTGGAAGTCTACAGTTCACCCCTGACCCTCCAGGGCAAGACCCGTCTGCTGTCCATCATTCACGATGTCACCGCCCGTAACGATCAGGAACGGGAACTGAGTGTGTTGAGCGACATCGTCGCCAACCTGCCGGTGGGCATCTACCGCAGCCAGGTCGAGGACGGTGGCCGCTTTCTTTCCGTCAACCCGGAGATGGTTCGCCTCACCGAGGCGGAATCGGAAGCAGAACTGCTGGCCACACCCGCCTCCAGGCTGTATGCCAATGAAGGAGACCGGGCGGCCTTCGTGGCGCGCATGAAGGCGGCCGATGACTGGCACAGCGAGAATGTGCGCCTGCGCACCCTGCGGGGGAATATTCGCACCTTCCGCGTCACCGTTCGGCAACGCCAGGGGGAAGACGGCACGGCCTTCATTGACGGCATCACCGAAGACATCACCCGCCTGGAAGCAGCCGAGCAGTCCCGCGAGCAGCTTTACGAGATCATTGACGCCACCCCGGCCATTGTCGGCATCAGCGCCCCGGATGGCCGTCTGATCTATCTGAACCGGGCCGGGCGCCGCGTCCTGGGCCTGGGTCCGAACGATCCCCTGAGCGACTACCGCCCCCGCCGGGTGCATACCGAAGAATCCTTCCGGACCCTGGTTGAGGTTGCCCTGCCTACCGCCATGGAGGAGGGCTGCTGGGTCGGTGAGATGAGCTTCTCCAGCGCGAATGGCGAGCTCATCCCGGTTCAGACCACCCTGATTGCCCACAAGGATGCCGATGGCCAGCTGCTGCGCGTGTCGGCCGTTTCCATCGATGTCAGCTCCCAGAAGCGGCGTCAGCAGGTGCTGGAGCAGATGGCTTTCCGCGACTCCCTGACCGGTCTGCTCAACCGACGTGGCTTCATGCGTGCCCTCAAGGACACCCTCGACGATGCCCGCAGCCACCGCATGCCCCTCTCCATCGTCATGCTGGATCTGGATCATTTCAAACCCATCAACGACCGTCACGGCCATGACGTGGGCGACGAGATCCTGCGCAAGCTGGCCCCCCTCCTGTCCGGGCGACGACGCAGTGACGACCTGGTCGGCCGCCTGGGGGGCGAGGAGTTCGGCATCATCCTGCCGGGTGCAGAACGGGAGAATGCCGTCGCCATCGCCGAGGACATTCGGGAAAGGGTCGCCGCCACGGAATTCCAGACCCGCGCCGGGACACTCCGGATCACCCTGAGTGGCGGTGTCACCAGCTTCACCGACCGTCGCGAGTCCGGCCCCACGCTGCTGCGCCGCGCCGACGCCGCCCTTTACGACGCCAAGGCCGCCGGCCGCAACTGCGTTCACTGGCGCTAG
- a CDS encoding CPBP family intramembrane glutamic endopeptidase yields the protein MVALIVEEWGRRRGLLAVLKVYAPILAMLFLVYWGTTAVLAALVLDQKREVIVQVHGQGINDCDHLEVHLSERVGSDARLQVSSAEGHSLAEDSRLTCVVQWAEAGWLSRGWQSGVIHSEVYLDALADVAIIRGGRFIGGGWHPEYGHLAWVAVVLLFFLLWRRHERTQLERKGSWSRVLGLPLLVFMGWFFLVMPLISLLTLPFQTESDAPWNTAANFVQGGLGNPFWVLYFVFGAPLAEEILFRRIAYKGFLEASYPILGAMIVSAGFVAIHIQYLSAHLVEGLFIYTSIFLLSLLHCYLFARTHHLAAPLLLHVLHNGSVLFFVGLSVGG from the coding sequence ATGGTTGCTTTGATCGTGGAAGAATGGGGGAGGCGGCGAGGTTTGCTCGCTGTTCTGAAGGTGTATGCGCCGATTCTGGCGATGCTTTTTCTGGTCTACTGGGGTACCACCGCGGTACTGGCAGCCTTGGTCCTGGATCAAAAGCGGGAAGTGATCGTTCAGGTTCACGGGCAGGGTATCAATGACTGTGACCACCTTGAGGTTCATTTGTCGGAGCGCGTCGGCAGTGATGCCAGGCTGCAGGTGAGCAGTGCCGAAGGGCACTCCCTGGCGGAGGACAGCCGCCTGACTTGTGTCGTGCAATGGGCGGAAGCCGGCTGGTTGAGCCGTGGCTGGCAGTCCGGCGTCATTCATTCAGAGGTCTATTTGGACGCGCTCGCTGATGTGGCGATCATCCGTGGTGGTCGATTCATCGGTGGTGGCTGGCATCCAGAGTATGGGCACCTGGCCTGGGTGGCCGTGGTGTTGCTGTTTTTCCTGCTGTGGCGCCGCCATGAGCGGACGCAACTCGAGCGAAAAGGCAGCTGGTCACGGGTGCTGGGTTTGCCGCTCCTGGTCTTTATGGGCTGGTTCTTTCTGGTGATGCCGCTCATCAGTTTGCTCACCCTGCCATTTCAGACCGAATCGGATGCACCGTGGAATACGGCGGCGAATTTCGTTCAGGGTGGTCTCGGGAACCCTTTCTGGGTGCTTTACTTTGTGTTCGGGGCTCCCCTGGCCGAGGAAATTCTGTTCAGGCGGATTGCCTACAAGGGCTTTCTCGAGGCCAGTTACCCGATTCTGGGAGCAATGATCGTCAGTGCCGGCTTTGTTGCCATCCATATCCAGTATCTGAGTGCCCATCTTGTGGAAGGGCTGTTCATCTACACCTCGATATTCCTTTTGTCGCTTCTGCATTGCTATCTCTTTGCCCGAACCCATCACCTGGCGGCGCCGTTACTGCTTCATGTTCTTCACAATGGCAGTGTCTTGTTCTTCGTCGGCTTGTCGGTTGGCGGCTGA
- a CDS encoding diguanylate cyclase domain-containing protein: protein MDQANPPLTAAFDLRALASVTLSGGVTSFTDRRESGPTLLRRADAALYDAKAAGRNCVHWRQ, encoded by the coding sequence ATTGACCAAGCGAATCCTCCGCTAACTGCAGCATTCGACCTTCGCGCACTCGCCTCGGTCACCCTGAGTGGCGGTGTCACCAGCTTCACCGACCGTCGCGAGTCCGGCCCCACGCTGCTGCGCCGCGCCGACGCCGCCCTTTACGACGCCAAGGCCGCCGGCCGCAACTGCGTTCACTGGCGCCAGTAA
- the nfi gene encoding deoxyribonuclease V (cleaves DNA at apurinic or apyrimidinic sites) yields the protein MMNRTTRVLDHRWDLTVSEAIALQRDMATRLILEDRLDAPRTVAGLDVAFPDRGATTRAAVVVMSLPGLERLDEAVAEQPTRFPYVPGLLSFREVPALMMALEQLKISPQLLLCDGQGIAHPRRMGVACHLGLLTDLPSIGIGKSRLLGTHARVDETKGSRQPLIHRGETIGIVLRSRDRVRPILVSPGHRLGLQTAVDLTLACLGRFRLPEPIRAADHLAGHRP from the coding sequence ATGATGAACCGCACCACTCGCGTTCTGGATCATCGCTGGGATCTCACGGTGAGCGAGGCCATCGCCCTGCAGCGGGACATGGCCACCCGGCTGATCCTGGAAGACCGGCTGGACGCGCCACGAACGGTGGCCGGTCTGGATGTGGCTTTTCCCGACCGGGGTGCCACCACGCGAGCCGCAGTGGTGGTGATGAGCCTGCCCGGCCTGGAGCGCCTGGATGAAGCCGTGGCGGAACAGCCCACCCGCTTTCCCTATGTCCCGGGCCTGTTGTCCTTTCGGGAAGTGCCGGCGCTGATGATGGCCCTGGAACAGCTGAAGATCTCACCGCAGCTGCTTCTCTGTGATGGTCAGGGCATTGCCCATCCCCGCCGCATGGGCGTGGCCTGTCATCTTGGCCTGCTCACGGACCTGCCCAGTATCGGCATCGGCAAGTCGCGGCTGTTGGGTACGCATGCGCGAGTCGATGAAACCAAGGGCAGTCGGCAGCCGTTGATTCACCGGGGCGAAACCATTGGCATCGTCCTCAGAAGTCGCGACCGGGTTCGCCCCATTTTAGTCTCCCCCGGCCACCGCCTCGGCCTGCAGACCGCCGTCGACCTCACCCTGGCCTGTCTCGGCCGCTTCCGCCTCCCCGAACCCATCCGCGCCGCCGACCACCTGGCCGGTCATCGTCCGTGA